In Fibrobacter sp. UBA4297, the following proteins share a genomic window:
- a CDS encoding glycoside hydrolase family 13 protein has translation MTFPNWTKDAVFYQIFPDRFCRSAKYKAVGKFVDWDTLPTRENMFGGNLAGICEKLEYIASLGVNAVYLCPIFKSNSNHRYHTVDYFEIDPVLGTLRDFDKLVKKAHKLGLRVILDGVFNHCSRGFFQFNSLMELGKNSPYVDWFHVHGWPLHAYSGKPNYDCWWGYPALPKFNTDNPDVRDYLFSVGEYWMKRGIDGWRLDVPNEIDDDSFWQEFRRRIKAINPDAYIVGEIWDEPSRWLQGDQFDGVMNYPLRKAVLAYLFDEKSIALAEFAKRLREAFPKGRFGVPMNLLGSHDTIRLASLPCSNLQRVKLALAILFFLPGAPCIYYGDEIGMLGGKDPDNRRSFPWDKFAEMQKAPVFEYLKGLIALRNRESVLRDGVLEIAYSAGRLEIVRTLGKKKMTLTITEAKPDPLFEIC, from the coding sequence ATGACATTTCCCAATTGGACCAAGGACGCTGTTTTCTATCAGATTTTTCCGGACCGCTTTTGCCGTAGTGCAAAGTACAAGGCGGTCGGAAAGTTTGTGGATTGGGATACGCTCCCAACCCGTGAAAACATGTTTGGCGGGAACCTTGCGGGCATTTGCGAAAAACTTGAATACATTGCGTCGCTCGGCGTGAATGCCGTTTATCTTTGCCCGATTTTCAAGAGCAATTCGAATCACCGTTACCATACGGTTGATTATTTTGAAATTGACCCGGTTTTAGGGACGCTCAGGGATTTTGACAAGCTTGTCAAAAAGGCGCACAAGCTTGGGCTTCGCGTGATTCTGGATGGCGTGTTCAACCATTGCTCACGCGGATTTTTCCAGTTCAACAGCTTGATGGAACTCGGCAAGAATTCCCCGTATGTGGACTGGTTCCATGTGCATGGCTGGCCGCTTCACGCGTATTCGGGCAAGCCCAATTACGATTGCTGGTGGGGTTACCCCGCGCTCCCGAAGTTCAATACCGACAATCCCGACGTGCGCGATTACCTTTTCTCGGTGGGCGAATATTGGATGAAGCGCGGCATTGACGGCTGGCGCCTCGATGTTCCGAACGAGATTGATGACGATAGCTTCTGGCAGGAATTCCGCCGCCGCATCAAGGCGATTAACCCGGATGCCTATATTGTCGGTGAAATTTGGGACGAGCCTTCGCGTTGGTTGCAGGGCGACCAGTTTGATGGCGTGATGAATTACCCCTTGCGCAAGGCGGTGCTCGCTTATCTCTTTGATGAAAAGTCGATTGCACTTGCCGAGTTTGCAAAGCGTTTGCGTGAAGCGTTCCCGAAGGGGCGTTTCGGCGTGCCGATGAACTTGCTCGGGAGTCACGATACGATTCGGCTTGCGTCACTTCCGTGCTCAAATTTGCAGCGCGTGAAGCTTGCGCTTGCGATTCTGTTCTTTTTGCCGGGCGCTCCCTGTATATATTATGGTGACGAAATCGGCATGTTGGGCGGTAAAGATCCGGACAATCGCAGGTCATTCCCTTGGGATAAATTTGCGGAAATGCAGAAAGCGCCTGTCTTTGAGTATTTGAAGGGCTTGATTGCGCTCCGTAACAGGGAAAGTGTGCTGCGTGACGGTGTGCTTGAGATTGCTTATAGCGCGGGCCGCCTGGAAATTGTCCGAACCCTTGGCAAAAAGAAAATGACGCTTACGATTACCGAGGCGAAGCCGGATCCGTTGTTTGAAATTTGTTGA